A window of Corvus hawaiiensis isolate bCorHaw1 chromosome 17, bCorHaw1.pri.cur, whole genome shotgun sequence contains these coding sequences:
- the UBE2C gene encoding ubiquitin-conjugating enzyme E2 C → MASQNADPAAVSSAAARKAAETGATAARGAVGKRLQQELMALMMSGDKGISAFPESDNLFKWIGTIDGAAGTPYEELRYKLSLEFPSGYPYTAPTVRFLTPCYHPNVDTQGNICLDILKEKWSALYDVRTILLSVQSLLAEPNIESPLNTHAAELWKNQVAYKKYVRETYNKQTKSQET, encoded by the exons ATGGCCTCACAGAACGCCGACCCCGCCGCCGTGTCCAGCGCAGCCGCCCGCAAAGCGGCCGAGACCGGGGCCACGGCGGCCCGCGGCGCGGTGGGGAAAAG gctgcagcaagaactgATGGCGCTGATG ATGTCCGGTGACAAAGGCATTTCTGCCTTCCCCGAGTCCGATAACCTCTTCAAGTGGATCGGGACCATTGACGGCGCCGCCGGGACG CCCTACGAGGAGCTTCGGTACAAGCTGTCGCTGGAGTTCCCCAGCGGGTACCCCTACACAGCACCCACCGTGCGGTTCCTGACCCCCTGCTACCACCCCAACGTTGACACGCAGGGCAACATCTGCCTCGACATCCTCAAGGAAAAATGGTCAGCGCTGTATGATGTTCGCACCATCCTGCTCTCTGTACAGAGCCTGCTGGCAG AGCCAAACATCGAGAGCCCTCTGAACACACATGCTGCCGAGCTCTGGAAGAACCAAGTCG CATACAAGAAGTATGTGCGGGAGACATACAACAAGCAGACCAAGAGCCAGGAGACCTGA
- the DNTTIP1 gene encoding deoxynucleotidyltransferase terminal-interacting protein 1 isoform X2 — MGAARDAEQQPGLPGEEGPGDTEEQLVSTSPWNIMIKHRQVQRRGRRSQMTTSFTDPSVSMDLLRAVLQPSINEEIRGVFNKYMKFFQTAAINVRDNVGEEVDPEQLIQETCRSCLEQAKLLFSDGKKVVPRLPHEQAVPKRARQMDEELSRRGSPIPKKRKGRPPGQSLSNDRGVSGMAAWKLKVSEPVKRDGPKWDPSRLTETTTFVLGSRANKALGMGGTRGRLYIKHPHLFKAYLLIEEDIRDLAASEDYRDSVDLRLEELKPFIPPAWMTEKMQKHMETLRRGGDVPPPEDPPEP; from the exons aTGGGCGCCGCCCGCGATGCGGAGCAGCAGCCGGGGCTGCCTGGCGAGGAGGGCCCGGGCGacactgaggagcagctggtCAGCACG AGCCCCTGGAACATCATGATCAAGCACCGGCAGgtgcagcggcgcgggcggcgctCCCAGATGACCACCAG CTTCACGGACCCGAGCGTGTCCATGGACCTGCTGCGCgctgtgctgcagcccagcatcAACGAGGAGATCCGGGGCGTCTTCAACAAGTACATGAAG ttTTTCCAGACAGCAGCAATCAATGTGCGTGATAACGTTGGGGAGGAGGTGGACCCGGAGCAGCTCATCCAGGAGACCTGTAggagctgcctggagcag GCCAAACTGTTGTTCTCTGATGGCAAAAAGGTGGTTCCCAGGTTGCCCCATGAGCAGGCAGTGCCAAAG CGTGCCCGACAGATGGATGAGGAGCTGAGCCGTCGAGGAAGCCCCATTCCGAAAAAG AGAAAGGGGCGGCCTCCAGGACAGAGCCTGTCAAATGACCGTGGAGTTTCAGGCATGGCAGC GTGGAAGCTCAAAGTCTCTGAGCCTGTGAAAAGGGATGGACCAAAG TGGGATCCATCCCGACTGACTGAAACCACAACCTTTGTGCTGGGATCTCGAGCAAACAA agctctcgGGATGGGAGGAACAAGAGGGCGACTCTACATCAAGCATCCCCACCTCTTTAAG GCCTACCTCCTCATCGAAGAGGACATTCGGGATTTGGCCGCCAGTGAGGATTACAG ggaCTCTGTTGATCTGCGGCTGGAAGAGCTGAAGCCCTTCATCCCTCCAGCCTGGATGACTGAGAAGATGCAGAAGCACATGGAGACGCTTCGCCGCGGGGGGGACGTGCCGCCCCCCGAGGACCCCCCGGAGCCCTGA
- the DNTTIP1 gene encoding deoxynucleotidyltransferase terminal-interacting protein 1 isoform X1 yields MGAARDAEQQPGLPGEEGPGDTEEQLVSTSPWNIMIKHRQVQRRGRRSQMTTSFTDPSVSMDLLRAVLQPSINEEIRGVFNKYMKFFQTAAINVRDNVGEEVDPEQLIQETCRSCLEQAKLLFSDGKKVVPRLPHEQAVPKRARQMDEELSRRGSPIPKKRKGRPPGQSLSNDRGVSGMAAWKLKVSEPVKRDGPKWDPSRLTETTTFVLGSRANKALGMGGTRGRLYIKHPHLFKYAADPQDKHWLTEQQHMRAIGGKMAYLLIEEDIRDLAASEDYRDSVDLRLEELKPFIPPAWMTEKMQKHMETLRRGGDVPPPEDPPEP; encoded by the exons aTGGGCGCCGCCCGCGATGCGGAGCAGCAGCCGGGGCTGCCTGGCGAGGAGGGCCCGGGCGacactgaggagcagctggtCAGCACG AGCCCCTGGAACATCATGATCAAGCACCGGCAGgtgcagcggcgcgggcggcgctCCCAGATGACCACCAG CTTCACGGACCCGAGCGTGTCCATGGACCTGCTGCGCgctgtgctgcagcccagcatcAACGAGGAGATCCGGGGCGTCTTCAACAAGTACATGAAG ttTTTCCAGACAGCAGCAATCAATGTGCGTGATAACGTTGGGGAGGAGGTGGACCCGGAGCAGCTCATCCAGGAGACCTGTAggagctgcctggagcag GCCAAACTGTTGTTCTCTGATGGCAAAAAGGTGGTTCCCAGGTTGCCCCATGAGCAGGCAGTGCCAAAG CGTGCCCGACAGATGGATGAGGAGCTGAGCCGTCGAGGAAGCCCCATTCCGAAAAAG AGAAAGGGGCGGCCTCCAGGACAGAGCCTGTCAAATGACCGTGGAGTTTCAGGCATGGCAGC GTGGAAGCTCAAAGTCTCTGAGCCTGTGAAAAGGGATGGACCAAAG TGGGATCCATCCCGACTGACTGAAACCACAACCTTTGTGCTGGGATCTCGAGCAAACAA agctctcgGGATGGGAGGAACAAGAGGGCGACTCTACATCAAGCATCCCCACCTCTTTAAG TATGCAGCCGACCCGCAGGATAAGCACTGGctgacagagcagcagcacatgaGGGCCATTGGGGGCAAGATG GCCTACCTCCTCATCGAAGAGGACATTCGGGATTTGGCCGCCAGTGAGGATTACAG ggaCTCTGTTGATCTGCGGCTGGAAGAGCTGAAGCCCTTCATCCCTCCAGCCTGGATGACTGAGAAGATGCAGAAGCACATGGAGACGCTTCGCCGCGGGGGGGACGTGCCGCCCCCCGAGGACCCCCCGGAGCCCTGA